The following are from one region of the Paracoccus sp. S3-43 genome:
- a CDS encoding enoyl-CoA hydratase/isomerase family protein, translating into MIRFVNQDGLAVVTIDRPGKANSLTEQMLRDLRAAFDQVADAGCRAVVLTAAGKVFSAGADLDQAKAGLATSPEWERLSGRIAALPCLTVAALNGTLAGGAFGMALACDLRIAVPEARFFYPVMRLGFLPQPSDPPRLAALVGPARARMILMAGARIDAAEALSWGLIDRIAPPDELMDQARALTADALAAAPDHVAAIKALTGQA; encoded by the coding sequence GTGATCCGTTTCGTGAACCAGGACGGCCTGGCCGTCGTCACCATCGACCGGCCCGGCAAGGCCAATTCGCTGACCGAACAGATGCTGCGGGATCTGAGGGCGGCCTTCGACCAGGTTGCGGATGCCGGCTGCCGGGCCGTGGTGCTGACCGCGGCGGGCAAGGTCTTTTCCGCCGGGGCCGACCTGGATCAGGCCAAGGCCGGGCTTGCCACCTCGCCCGAATGGGAACGCCTGTCGGGCCGCATCGCCGCCCTGCCCTGCCTGACGGTCGCGGCGCTGAACGGCACGCTGGCGGGCGGCGCCTTCGGCATGGCGCTGGCCTGCGACCTGCGCATCGCCGTGCCCGAGGCGCGGTTCTTCTATCCGGTGATGCGGCTGGGCTTTCTGCCGCAGCCCTCGGATCCGCCGCGCCTTGCGGCCCTGGTGGGGCCTGCGCGGGCCAGGATGATCCTGATGGCGGGCGCGCGGATCGACGCGGCCGAAGCCCTGTCCTGGGGCCTGATCGACCGCATCGCGCCGCCGGACGAACTGATGGACCAAGCCCGCGCGCTGACGGCCGACGCCCTGGCCGCCGCGCCGGATCACGTCGCGGCGATCAAGGCGCTGACGGGTCAGGCATAG